In Accipiter gentilis chromosome 17, bAccGen1.1, whole genome shotgun sequence, one DNA window encodes the following:
- the FAR1 gene encoding fatty acyl-CoA reductase 1 isoform X4, with protein sequence MVSIPEYYEGKNVLLTGATGFMGKVLLEKLLRSCPKVKAVYVLVRHKAGQTPEARIEEITSCKLFDRLRDEQPDFRAKIIVITSELTQPELDLSEPIKEELIERINIIFHCAATVRFNETLRDAVQLNVTATQQLLFLAQRMKNLEVFMHVSTAYAYCNRKQIEEIVYPPPVDPRKLIDSLEWMDDGLVNDITPKLIGDRPNTYIYTKALAEYVVQQEGAKLNTAIIRPSIVGASWKEPFPGWIDNFNGPSGVFIAAGKGILRTMRASNDAVADLVPVDVVINMALAAAWYSGVNRPRNVMVYNCTTGGTNPFHWGEVGHHIKLHFKKNVFKGAVRHPNLSFQSNPLLYQCWIAVSHRVPAFLYDLLLRLIGRKPWMMKTITRLHKALMLIEYFTSNSWIWNTENMTMLMNQLSPEDKKTFNFDVRQLHWAEYMENYCMGTKKYVLNEEMSGLPAARKHLNKLRNIRYGFNTVLVILIWRIFIARSQMARNIWYFVVSLCYKFLSYFRASSTMRY encoded by the exons AAGTGAAAGCAGTGTATGTATTGGTGAGGCACAAAGCAGGCCAGACACCTGAAGCACGAATAGAAGAAATTACCAGCTGTAAG CTCTTTGACAGGTTGAGAGATGAGCAACCAGACTTCAGagcaaaaataatagtaattacgAGTGAACTTACACAGCCTGAACTGGACCTTAGTGAACCAATCAAGGAAGAACTTATAGAACGCATTAATATTATATTTCATTGTGCTGCTACAGTCAGATTCAATGAAACACTAAG AGATGCTGTTCAGTTAAACGTGACTGCCACACAACAGCTCCTCTTCTTGGCACAGCGAATGAAGAATCTGGAAGTGTTCATGCATGTTTCAACGGCCTATGCATACTGCAATCGAAAACAGATTGAGGAAATAGTTTATCCACCTCCTGTTGATCCCAGGAAACTGATAGATTCTCTTGA gtGGATGGATGATGGCCTAGTGAATGATATTACTCCTAAACTGATAGGCGACAGGCCTAATACTTACATATATACAAAAGCCTTAGCTGAATATGTAGTACAACAAGAAGGTGCAAAATTAAACACAGCCATTATAAGGCCATCTATTGTTGGTGCTAGCTGGAAGGAACCTTTTCCT GGATGGATTGATAACTTCAATGGACCTAGTGGTGTCTTCATTGCT gcaggaaAAGGAATTCTTCGAACAATGAGAGCTTCCAACGATGCAGTAGCAGACCTTGTTCCAGTAGATGTTGTTATCAATATGGCACTGGCTGCAGCTTGGTATTCTGGAGTTAATAG ACCAAGAAATGTCATGGTATATAACTGTACAACAGGTGGCACCAATCCTTTCCACTGGGGTGAAGTTG GACACCACATTAAATtgcatttcaagaaaaatgtttttaaaggtgcAGTAAGGCACCCTAACCTTAGTTTTCAGTCCAACCCCCTCTTGTATCAATGTTGGATTGCTGTCAGCCATAGAGTGCCTGCATTTTTGTACGATCTTTTGCTCAGATTGATAGGTCGTAAACCATG GATGATGAAAACAATAACACGTCTTCATAAGGCCTTGATGTTAATAGAATACTTTACAAGCAATTCGTGGATCTGGAATACTGAAAATATGACTATGCTAATGAACCAGCTAAGCCCTGAAGACAAAAAG ACATTTAATTTTGATGTTCGACAACTACATTGGGCAGAATACATGGAAAATTACTGCATGGGAACGAAGAAGTATGTGCTGAATGAAGAAATGTCTGGCCTCCCTGCAGCTAGGAAACACTTGAATAA gTTAAGGAATATACGCTATGGCTTCAATACAGTTCTTGTGATCCTGATCTGGCGTATCTTTATTGCAAGATCACAAATGGCAAGAAATATCTGGTACTTTGTGGTTAGTCTGTGTTACAAGTTCCTCTCCTACTTCAGAGCTTCCAGTACTATGAGATACTGA
- the FAR1 gene encoding fatty acyl-CoA reductase 1 isoform X2, protein MVSIPEYYEGKNVLLTGATGFMGKVLLEKLLRSCPKVKAVYVLVRHKAGQTPEARIEEITSCKLFDRLRDEQPDFRAKIIVITSELTQPELDLSEPIKEELIERINIIFHCAATVRFNETLRDAVQLNVTATQQLLFLAQRMKNLEVFMHVSTAYAYCNRKQIEEIVYPPPVDPRKLIDSLEWMDDGLVNDITPKLIGDRPNTYIYTKALAEYVVQQEGAKLNTAIIRPSIVGASWKEPFPGWIDNFNGPSGVFIAAGKGILRTMRASNDAVADLVPVDVVINMALAAAWYSGVNRYNRPRNVMVYNCTTGGTNPFHWGEVGHHIKLHFKKNVFKGAVRHPNLSFQSNPLLYQCWIAVSHRVPAFLYDLLLRLIGRKPWMMKTITRLHKALMLIEYFTSNSWIWNTENMTMLMNQLSPEDKKTFNFDVRQLHWAEYMENYCMGTKKYVLNEEMSGLPAARKHLNKLRNIRYGFNTVLVILIWRIFIARSQMARNIWYFVVSLCYKFLSYFRASSTMRY, encoded by the exons AAGTGAAAGCAGTGTATGTATTGGTGAGGCACAAAGCAGGCCAGACACCTGAAGCACGAATAGAAGAAATTACCAGCTGTAAG CTCTTTGACAGGTTGAGAGATGAGCAACCAGACTTCAGagcaaaaataatagtaattacgAGTGAACTTACACAGCCTGAACTGGACCTTAGTGAACCAATCAAGGAAGAACTTATAGAACGCATTAATATTATATTTCATTGTGCTGCTACAGTCAGATTCAATGAAACACTAAG AGATGCTGTTCAGTTAAACGTGACTGCCACACAACAGCTCCTCTTCTTGGCACAGCGAATGAAGAATCTGGAAGTGTTCATGCATGTTTCAACGGCCTATGCATACTGCAATCGAAAACAGATTGAGGAAATAGTTTATCCACCTCCTGTTGATCCCAGGAAACTGATAGATTCTCTTGA gtGGATGGATGATGGCCTAGTGAATGATATTACTCCTAAACTGATAGGCGACAGGCCTAATACTTACATATATACAAAAGCCTTAGCTGAATATGTAGTACAACAAGAAGGTGCAAAATTAAACACAGCCATTATAAGGCCATCTATTGTTGGTGCTAGCTGGAAGGAACCTTTTCCT GGATGGATTGATAACTTCAATGGACCTAGTGGTGTCTTCATTGCT gcaggaaAAGGAATTCTTCGAACAATGAGAGCTTCCAACGATGCAGTAGCAGACCTTGTTCCAGTAGATGTTGTTATCAATATGGCACTGGCTGCAGCTTGGTATTCTGGAGTTAATAGGTATAACAG ACCAAGAAATGTCATGGTATATAACTGTACAACAGGTGGCACCAATCCTTTCCACTGGGGTGAAGTTG GACACCACATTAAATtgcatttcaagaaaaatgtttttaaaggtgcAGTAAGGCACCCTAACCTTAGTTTTCAGTCCAACCCCCTCTTGTATCAATGTTGGATTGCTGTCAGCCATAGAGTGCCTGCATTTTTGTACGATCTTTTGCTCAGATTGATAGGTCGTAAACCATG GATGATGAAAACAATAACACGTCTTCATAAGGCCTTGATGTTAATAGAATACTTTACAAGCAATTCGTGGATCTGGAATACTGAAAATATGACTATGCTAATGAACCAGCTAAGCCCTGAAGACAAAAAG ACATTTAATTTTGATGTTCGACAACTACATTGGGCAGAATACATGGAAAATTACTGCATGGGAACGAAGAAGTATGTGCTGAATGAAGAAATGTCTGGCCTCCCTGCAGCTAGGAAACACTTGAATAA gTTAAGGAATATACGCTATGGCTTCAATACAGTTCTTGTGATCCTGATCTGGCGTATCTTTATTGCAAGATCACAAATGGCAAGAAATATCTGGTACTTTGTGGTTAGTCTGTGTTACAAGTTCCTCTCCTACTTCAGAGCTTCCAGTACTATGAGATACTGA
- the FAR1 gene encoding fatty acyl-CoA reductase 1 isoform X3, translating to MVSIPEYYEGKNVLLTGATGFMGKVLLEKLLRSCPKVKAVYVLVRHKAGQTPEARIEEITSCKLFDRLRDEQPDFRAKIIVITSELTQPELDLSEPIKEELIERINIIFHCAATVRFNETLRDAVQLNVTATQQLLFLAQRMKNLEVFMHVSTAYAYCNRKQIEEIVYPPPVDPRKLIDSLEWMDDGLVNDITPKLIGDRPNTYIYTKALAEYVVQQEGAKLNTAIIRPSIVGASWKEPFPGWIDNFNGPSGVFIAAGKGILRTMRASNDAVADLVPVDVVINMALAAAWYSGVNRPRNVMVYNCTTGGTNPFHWGEVEYHVISTFKRNPLEQAFRRPNVNLTSNHLLYHYWIAVSHKAPAFLYDIYLRITGRRPRMMKTITRLHKALMLIEYFTSNSWIWNTENMTMLMNQLSPEDKKTFNFDVRQLHWAEYMENYCMGTKKYVLNEEMSGLPAARKHLNKLRNIRYGFNTVLVILIWRIFIARSQMARNIWYFVVSLCYKFLSYFRASSTMRY from the exons AAGTGAAAGCAGTGTATGTATTGGTGAGGCACAAAGCAGGCCAGACACCTGAAGCACGAATAGAAGAAATTACCAGCTGTAAG CTCTTTGACAGGTTGAGAGATGAGCAACCAGACTTCAGagcaaaaataatagtaattacgAGTGAACTTACACAGCCTGAACTGGACCTTAGTGAACCAATCAAGGAAGAACTTATAGAACGCATTAATATTATATTTCATTGTGCTGCTACAGTCAGATTCAATGAAACACTAAG AGATGCTGTTCAGTTAAACGTGACTGCCACACAACAGCTCCTCTTCTTGGCACAGCGAATGAAGAATCTGGAAGTGTTCATGCATGTTTCAACGGCCTATGCATACTGCAATCGAAAACAGATTGAGGAAATAGTTTATCCACCTCCTGTTGATCCCAGGAAACTGATAGATTCTCTTGA gtGGATGGATGATGGCCTAGTGAATGATATTACTCCTAAACTGATAGGCGACAGGCCTAATACTTACATATATACAAAAGCCTTAGCTGAATATGTAGTACAACAAGAAGGTGCAAAATTAAACACAGCCATTATAAGGCCATCTATTGTTGGTGCTAGCTGGAAGGAACCTTTTCCT GGATGGATTGATAACTTCAATGGACCTAGTGGTGTCTTCATTGCT gcaggaaAAGGAATTCTTCGAACAATGAGAGCTTCCAACGATGCAGTAGCAGACCTTGTTCCAGTAGATGTTGTTATCAATATGGCACTGGCTGCAGCTTGGTATTCTGGAGTTAATAG ACCAAGAAATGTCATGGTATATAACTGTACAACAGGTGGCACCAATCCTTTCCACTGGGGTGAAGTTG aataCCATGTAATTTCTACTTTCAAGAGGAATCCTCTCGAACAGGCCTTCAGACGGCCCAATGTAAATCTAACTTCCAATCACCTTTTATATCATTACTGGATTGCTGTAAGCCATAAGGCCCCAGCATTCCTGTATGATATCTACCTCAGGATTACTGGAAGAAGGCCAAG GATGATGAAAACAATAACACGTCTTCATAAGGCCTTGATGTTAATAGAATACTTTACAAGCAATTCGTGGATCTGGAATACTGAAAATATGACTATGCTAATGAACCAGCTAAGCCCTGAAGACAAAAAG ACATTTAATTTTGATGTTCGACAACTACATTGGGCAGAATACATGGAAAATTACTGCATGGGAACGAAGAAGTATGTGCTGAATGAAGAAATGTCTGGCCTCCCTGCAGCTAGGAAACACTTGAATAA gTTAAGGAATATACGCTATGGCTTCAATACAGTTCTTGTGATCCTGATCTGGCGTATCTTTATTGCAAGATCACAAATGGCAAGAAATATCTGGTACTTTGTGGTTAGTCTGTGTTACAAGTTCCTCTCCTACTTCAGAGCTTCCAGTACTATGAGATACTGA
- the FAR1 gene encoding fatty acyl-CoA reductase 1 isoform X1, protein MVSIPEYYEGKNVLLTGATGFMGKVLLEKLLRSCPKVKAVYVLVRHKAGQTPEARIEEITSCKLFDRLRDEQPDFRAKIIVITSELTQPELDLSEPIKEELIERINIIFHCAATVRFNETLRDAVQLNVTATQQLLFLAQRMKNLEVFMHVSTAYAYCNRKQIEEIVYPPPVDPRKLIDSLEWMDDGLVNDITPKLIGDRPNTYIYTKALAEYVVQQEGAKLNTAIIRPSIVGASWKEPFPGWIDNFNGPSGVFIAAGKGILRTMRASNDAVADLVPVDVVINMALAAAWYSGVNRYNRPRNVMVYNCTTGGTNPFHWGEVEYHVISTFKRNPLEQAFRRPNVNLTSNHLLYHYWIAVSHKAPAFLYDIYLRITGRRPRMMKTITRLHKALMLIEYFTSNSWIWNTENMTMLMNQLSPEDKKTFNFDVRQLHWAEYMENYCMGTKKYVLNEEMSGLPAARKHLNKLRNIRYGFNTVLVILIWRIFIARSQMARNIWYFVVSLCYKFLSYFRASSTMRY, encoded by the exons AAGTGAAAGCAGTGTATGTATTGGTGAGGCACAAAGCAGGCCAGACACCTGAAGCACGAATAGAAGAAATTACCAGCTGTAAG CTCTTTGACAGGTTGAGAGATGAGCAACCAGACTTCAGagcaaaaataatagtaattacgAGTGAACTTACACAGCCTGAACTGGACCTTAGTGAACCAATCAAGGAAGAACTTATAGAACGCATTAATATTATATTTCATTGTGCTGCTACAGTCAGATTCAATGAAACACTAAG AGATGCTGTTCAGTTAAACGTGACTGCCACACAACAGCTCCTCTTCTTGGCACAGCGAATGAAGAATCTGGAAGTGTTCATGCATGTTTCAACGGCCTATGCATACTGCAATCGAAAACAGATTGAGGAAATAGTTTATCCACCTCCTGTTGATCCCAGGAAACTGATAGATTCTCTTGA gtGGATGGATGATGGCCTAGTGAATGATATTACTCCTAAACTGATAGGCGACAGGCCTAATACTTACATATATACAAAAGCCTTAGCTGAATATGTAGTACAACAAGAAGGTGCAAAATTAAACACAGCCATTATAAGGCCATCTATTGTTGGTGCTAGCTGGAAGGAACCTTTTCCT GGATGGATTGATAACTTCAATGGACCTAGTGGTGTCTTCATTGCT gcaggaaAAGGAATTCTTCGAACAATGAGAGCTTCCAACGATGCAGTAGCAGACCTTGTTCCAGTAGATGTTGTTATCAATATGGCACTGGCTGCAGCTTGGTATTCTGGAGTTAATAGGTATAACAG ACCAAGAAATGTCATGGTATATAACTGTACAACAGGTGGCACCAATCCTTTCCACTGGGGTGAAGTTG aataCCATGTAATTTCTACTTTCAAGAGGAATCCTCTCGAACAGGCCTTCAGACGGCCCAATGTAAATCTAACTTCCAATCACCTTTTATATCATTACTGGATTGCTGTAAGCCATAAGGCCCCAGCATTCCTGTATGATATCTACCTCAGGATTACTGGAAGAAGGCCAAG GATGATGAAAACAATAACACGTCTTCATAAGGCCTTGATGTTAATAGAATACTTTACAAGCAATTCGTGGATCTGGAATACTGAAAATATGACTATGCTAATGAACCAGCTAAGCCCTGAAGACAAAAAG ACATTTAATTTTGATGTTCGACAACTACATTGGGCAGAATACATGGAAAATTACTGCATGGGAACGAAGAAGTATGTGCTGAATGAAGAAATGTCTGGCCTCCCTGCAGCTAGGAAACACTTGAATAA gTTAAGGAATATACGCTATGGCTTCAATACAGTTCTTGTGATCCTGATCTGGCGTATCTTTATTGCAAGATCACAAATGGCAAGAAATATCTGGTACTTTGTGGTTAGTCTGTGTTACAAGTTCCTCTCCTACTTCAGAGCTTCCAGTACTATGAGATACTGA